In the Telopea speciosissima isolate NSW1024214 ecotype Mountain lineage chromosome 2, Tspe_v1, whole genome shotgun sequence genome, one interval contains:
- the LOC122649531 gene encoding cysteine-rich receptor-like protein kinase 15 codes for MYCTGLLIFLLSSSLLWSLSQSTQPYFAAKDCSGDYYSIGDTYRGGLIRLFTELSNNANNSIGGGGFYSASFPQNPNPIYGLYMCRGDITSEDCSQCVSTALGNITISCPNTTNAIIWYDLCMLRYTNQSSIFSTMQYNPAYYLLNVNNSTNSSQFRQAVIDLVGVGGLAKQAAYSTHMYADGARYYTSNNEIYGLVQCNPKISQDDCFNCLGQAEGIITTQGINGFEGARVLMPSCNLRYEIYPFYESSAAAAPAPSPLANPSGNGNTLVFAGNGNSSPNIVIITVVLATTAVILVSVMCICFCRRRKPKTEIDGLDEISMVQSLQFNFGTIRAATFNFSDLNKLGQGGFGPVYKGKLLNEQEIAVKRLSRHSGQGELEFKNEVELLAKLQHKNLVRLLGFSLQGEEKLLIYEFLPNTSLDHFIFDPIKRAHLDWETRHKIIRGITRGLLYLHEESRLTIIHRDLKASNILLDKKMNPKISDFGMARLFVVDETQNTNRIVGTYGYMAPEYAMHGFFSVKSDVFSFGVLLLEIVSGQKNNSFYQLEQTENLLSYAWRKWREDTPLELIDTTLRGNCSISEVMRCIHIGLLCVQENAADRPTMASVDLMFNSSSITLSIPSSPAFSVYNTREADKSSSWNDSSVTDQVSSTTKSTQRSTNGASSIELTLGEIHENSNPSP; via the exons ATGTATTGCACTGGATTGCtgatcttccttctttcttccagCCTCCTCTGGTCATTGAGTCAAAGCACACAACCATACTTTGCGGCCAAGGACTGCTCAGGAGATTATTACAGTATTGGTGACACATACAGAGGCGGCCTCATTCGTCTATTCACTGAACTATCCAATAATGCTAACAACAGTATTGGAGGTGGAGGATTTTACAGCGCATCATTTCCCCAGAATCCCAACCCAATCTATGGTCTCTATATGTGCAGAGGCGATATAACCTCAGAAGACTGTAGTCAGTGCGTTAGCACTGCTCTCGGAAATATCACAATAAGTTGTCCCAATACGACAAATGCAATAATATGGTATGATTTATGCATGTTACGATACACAAACCAGTCGTCCATCTTCTCAACTATGCAATATAATCCAGCTTATTATTTGTTGAATGTCAATAACTCGACCAACTCAAGCCAATTTAGGCAGGCTGTGATAGATCTAGTGGGTGTGGGTGGCCTTGCGAAACAGGCGGCGTATTCCACCCATATGTATGCAGATGGGGCTCGGTATTATACTAGCAACAATGAGATATATGGGTTAGTGCAGTGTAATCCTAAAATATCTCAGGATGATTGCTTCAACTGCTTAGGTCAGGCTGAGGGCATTATCACAACACAAGGCATTAATGGATTTGAAGGCGCGAGAGTTCTCATGCCGAGTTGTAATCTGAGGTATGAGATCTACCCTTTCTATGAATCAAGTGCTGCTGCTGCACCAGCTCCATCACCTCTTGCAAACCCATCAG GGAATGGGAACACTTTGGTTTTTGCAGGGAATGGGAACAGTTCACCAAATATTGTCATTATTACTGTTGTCCTGGCAACAACAGCAGTTATACTTGTTTCTGTCATGTGTATATGTTTTTGTAGGAGGAGGAAGCCAAAGACTGAAATTGATG GTTTGGATGAGATTAGCATGGTGCAATCCTTACAATTCAACTTTGGTACAATAAGAGCTGCCACATTCAACTTCTCTGATTTGAATAAGCTTGGACAAGGTGGATTCGGTCCTGTCTACAAG GGTAAGCTTTTGAATGAACAAGAAATTGCTGTGAAGAGGCTTTCTAGACATTCTGGACAAGGTGAACTAGAATTTAAGAATGAGGTGGAGTTATTGGCCAAGTTGCAACACAAGAATCTTGTACGTCTCCTCGGCTTCAGCTtgcaaggagaagaaaagctcCTGATCTATGAATTCTTGCCAAATACAAGCCTCGATCACTTTATATTTG ATCCAATCAAACGTGCACATTTGGACTGGGAAACACGTCACAAAATAATAAGAGGGATTACTCGAGGGCTTCTCTATCTCCATGAAGAATCTCGACTTACGATTATACATCGAGATCTCAAAGCCAGCAATATTTTGTTAGACAAGAAGATGAACCCAAAAATATCAGATTTTGGAATGGCAAGGCTTTTTGTAGTCGACGAAACTCAAAATACGAATAGGATTGTCGGAACATA TGGATATATGGCTCCAGAGTATGCAATGCATGGTTTCTTCTCAGTTAAGTCAGATGTCTTTAGTTTTGGGGTCTTACTTTTGGAGATTGTGAGCGGCCAGAAGAACAACAGCTTTTATCAATTGGAGCAGACAGAGAACCTTCTTAGCTAT GCATGGAGAAAGTGGAGGGAAGATACACCCTTGGAGTTGATAGATACAACTTTGAGAGGAAATTGTTCAATAAGTGAAGTGATGCGATGCATTCATATTGGATTGCTATGTGTTCAAGAAAATGCTGCTGACAGACCCACCATGGCATCAGTTGATCTCATGTTCAATAGCTCATCCATCACTCTCTCAATACCATCATCACCTGCCTTTTCTGTTTATAACACAAGGGAAGCAGACAAATCTTCCTCTTGGAATGATTCATCGGTAACAGATCAAGTCTCATCCACAACTAAGTCAACACAAAGGTCTACCAATGGTGCATCTAGTATTGAGCTAACCCTCGGTGAGATACATGAAAATAGTAATCCATCACCATAA